The Gallus gallus isolate bGalGal1 chromosome 3, bGalGal1.mat.broiler.GRCg7b, whole genome shotgun sequence genome window below encodes:
- the METTL24 gene encoding probable methyltransferase-like protein 24 isoform X3 — MNVSSLRGNSEATKRPWSVCLDERFSLIHRLRNKQCRLYSLGLGSDDNQFEISMANSGCEVHRFDPSIKSAHIQEGQHLWYHRLSVDWRDPNPAIATHKLHSNTKKLGTILNEFGHQKIDVLKADVESAEWKILENLILEDVVEQIGQLVFEVHIHWPGFEVSGNDSTVVRYWYSLLRELELKDFRLFHTYKDLLKPQMLLKKEAFNASSCYRLSWVNTRWK; from the exons ATGAACGTGAGCAGCCTGAGGGGCAACTCTGAAGCCACGAAGAGGCCCTGGTCAGTCTGTCTTGATGAGAGGTTTAGCCTCATCCACCGGCTCAGAAACAAGCAGTGCCGTCTCTATTCCCTGGG actGGGCAGTGATGACAACCAGTTTGAGATCAGCATGGCTAACAGTGGATGCGAGGTGCATCGCTTCGACCCCAGCATTAAGTCAGCTCACATCCAGGAGGGTCAGCACCTCTGGTATCATCGCCTGTCCGTTGACTGGAGGGATCCCAACCCAGCCATTGCTACACACAAACTTCACAGCAACACAAAGAAGCTGGGCACAATATTGAATGAATTTGGACATCAGAAG aTTGATGTCCTCAAGGCAGACGTGGAGAGCGCGGAGTGGAAAATTTTGGAAAACCTGATCCTGGAGGATGTTGTTGAGCAGATAGGGCAGCTGGTCTTTGAGGTGCACATCCACTGGCCTGGTTTTGAGGTCAGCGGCAATGACAGCACTGTGGTGCGGTACTGGTACAGTCTGCTCCGAGAACTGGAGCTGAAGGACTTCAGGCTTTTCCATACCTACAAAGACTTATTAAAACCACAGATGCTTCTGAAAAAGGAAGCCTTCAATGCCAGTAGCTGTTACAGACTGAGCTGGGTGAATACAAGATGGAAATAG
- the METTL24 gene encoding probable methyltransferase-like protein 24 isoform X4, with product MEDKCESSALGSDDNQFEISMANSGCEVHRFDPSIKSAHIQEGQHLWYHRLSVDWRDPNPAIATHKLHSNTKKLGTILNEFGHQKIDVLKADVESAEWKILENLILEDVVEQIGQLVFEVHIHWPGFEVSGNDSTVVRYWYSLLRELELKDFRLFHTYKDLLKPQMLLKKEAFNASSCYRLSWVNTRWK from the exons ATGGAGGACAAATGTGAAAGTTCAGC actGGGCAGTGATGACAACCAGTTTGAGATCAGCATGGCTAACAGTGGATGCGAGGTGCATCGCTTCGACCCCAGCATTAAGTCAGCTCACATCCAGGAGGGTCAGCACCTCTGGTATCATCGCCTGTCCGTTGACTGGAGGGATCCCAACCCAGCCATTGCTACACACAAACTTCACAGCAACACAAAGAAGCTGGGCACAATATTGAATGAATTTGGACATCAGAAG aTTGATGTCCTCAAGGCAGACGTGGAGAGCGCGGAGTGGAAAATTTTGGAAAACCTGATCCTGGAGGATGTTGTTGAGCAGATAGGGCAGCTGGTCTTTGAGGTGCACATCCACTGGCCTGGTTTTGAGGTCAGCGGCAATGACAGCACTGTGGTGCGGTACTGGTACAGTCTGCTCCGAGAACTGGAGCTGAAGGACTTCAGGCTTTTCCATACCTACAAAGACTTATTAAAACCACAGATGCTTCTGAAAAAGGAAGCCTTCAATGCCAGTAGCTGTTACAGACTGAGCTGGGTGAATACAAGATGGAAATAG